The following are from one region of the Methylophilus sp. DW102 genome:
- a CDS encoding prepilin-type N-terminal cleavage/methylation domain-containing protein, whose amino-acid sequence MFALRLFSANPAHAKRSKGFTLVELLVTLVLLALLVTAASPVVQLNGKREKERELKRALWQIRDAIDAYKDAVDQGLIKKTAESSGYPPNLAILVTGVENAQDTKKKKMFFLRRIPRDPFATDQQLSNADTWRIRAYDGAIDDMAKDVYDVSSRSTAIGINQQPYSEW is encoded by the coding sequence ATGTTTGCGTTGCGACTGTTTTCTGCCAACCCCGCCCACGCCAAACGCAGCAAGGGCTTCACCCTGGTCGAGCTGCTGGTGACGCTGGTATTGCTGGCGTTGCTGGTGACGGCGGCCAGTCCGGTGGTGCAACTCAACGGCAAGCGCGAAAAAGAGCGCGAACTCAAGCGCGCCTTGTGGCAAATCCGCGACGCTATTGATGCCTATAAAGATGCAGTGGACCAGGGACTGATTAAAAAAACCGCAGAGAGCAGTGGCTATCCGCCGAACCTGGCTATCCTTGTCACTGGCGTCGAAAATGCCCAGGATACCAAAAAGAAAAAAATGTTTTTTTTACGCCGCATCCCGCGTGACCCGTTTGCCACCGACCAACAGCTCAGCAATGCCGATACCTGGCGTATCCGTGCCTATGATGGTGCCATCGACGACATGGCCAAGGATGTCTACGACGTTTCGTCGCGCTCAACAGCCATTGGCATCAACCAGCAACCTTACAGCGAGTGGTAG
- a CDS encoding type II and III secretion system protein, translating to MKQTGWRWMWLLGSPLLLLSCSHWQAAEKNGDAALEQARLYAARGQDDEAIRLLQPLVEANPRQPQYKNWLSLLQEKKLQKQLQEADSLLQAKQYDAAMTGYEQVLQAAPNNRAASDGLQKVTQARQHDQQLMQVKSAIAAEDWAGAEFGLRTVLAEQPAQPEARQLFEQLEQKKNERSSVVRPLQSSLKKKVTLELKNAPIKQAFEYLGKAGDLNFSFDQELSDGIRVNVLLRDTPIEQALEVILTSHQLGKKILNSNTLLIYPQSRAAQYEELFVRSFYLTHMDAKRALNMMKTVLRASDVYMDEKLNTLVIRDTLDRIKVAEKLIASQDLNEPEVMLEVEVMEINRRNLENLGIQYPSQIGVGVQGNAAGSTSGTQPQAGKLTLTELRNFNGKLGVFSINDPAVVLNLLHQDTDTNLLASPKIRVKNRDRAKIHVGDKIPVLTSVASAQGFVSQNVNYIEVGIKLDVEPVIQMQDQVSIKVGMEVSNITDQVTTSSGVLAYTIGSRNANTTLQLRNNETQILAGLFRDDEQRTQRKVPGLANLPLIGRLFSNNNQDKRKNEIVLLITPRIMHNLSPANAVYSLIPSGVAATANPVGAGGARTVQAVDTAPPAAPVVTPQSTQNSNVRNDSGFANQMMNSTDGGAVQP from the coding sequence ATGAAACAAACAGGCTGGCGTTGGATGTGGCTACTCGGCAGCCCGCTATTATTGCTCAGTTGCAGTCACTGGCAAGCGGCTGAAAAAAATGGCGATGCGGCCTTGGAGCAAGCACGGCTCTACGCCGCGCGTGGCCAGGATGACGAAGCGATCCGGCTGTTGCAGCCACTGGTAGAGGCAAACCCACGCCAGCCGCAATATAAAAACTGGCTCAGTTTGCTGCAGGAGAAAAAACTGCAAAAGCAATTGCAGGAAGCTGATAGCTTGTTGCAGGCCAAACAATACGATGCCGCCATGACGGGATATGAACAAGTGTTGCAAGCAGCACCGAATAACCGCGCGGCCAGTGATGGCTTGCAAAAAGTCACGCAAGCCCGCCAGCACGACCAGCAATTAATGCAGGTTAAAAGCGCGATTGCGGCCGAGGATTGGGCCGGTGCCGAGTTTGGCTTGCGCACCGTATTGGCCGAGCAACCTGCGCAGCCGGAAGCGCGTCAGTTATTTGAACAGCTGGAACAAAAGAAAAACGAGCGTAGCAGTGTGGTGCGGCCGTTGCAGTCATCGCTCAAAAAGAAGGTGACACTGGAGCTTAAAAACGCTCCGATCAAGCAGGCGTTTGAATATCTGGGCAAGGCCGGTGATTTGAATTTCTCGTTTGACCAGGAGCTCAGTGATGGCATCCGCGTCAATGTGCTGCTGCGGGATACACCGATTGAACAGGCGCTGGAGGTGATCTTGACAAGCCACCAGCTAGGCAAAAAAATCCTCAACAGCAATACCTTGCTGATTTACCCGCAATCGCGTGCGGCGCAATATGAAGAGCTGTTTGTGCGCAGTTTTTACCTGACGCACATGGATGCCAAGCGCGCGCTCAATATGATGAAAACCGTGTTGCGCGCCAGCGATGTGTATATGGATGAAAAGCTCAATACGCTGGTGATCCGTGACACCCTGGACCGCATCAAGGTGGCCGAAAAACTGATTGCCTCGCAAGACCTCAATGAGCCGGAAGTCATGCTGGAGGTGGAAGTGATGGAGATCAACCGCCGTAACCTGGAAAACCTGGGCATCCAGTATCCCAGCCAGATTGGGGTGGGTGTGCAGGGCAATGCTGCGGGCAGCACGAGTGGCACGCAGCCACAGGCGGGCAAATTAACGCTGACCGAATTGCGCAACTTTAACGGCAAGCTGGGCGTGTTTTCCATCAACGATCCGGCTGTGGTGCTGAATTTGTTGCATCAGGATACCGACACCAATTTGTTGGCCAGTCCCAAAATCCGCGTCAAGAACCGTGACCGTGCCAAGATTCATGTCGGTGACAAGATCCCGGTGCTGACCAGTGTCGCCAGTGCGCAAGGCTTTGTCAGCCAGAACGTGAATTATATCGAGGTCGGCATCAAGCTCGATGTGGAGCCCGTGATCCAGATGCAGGACCAGGTCAGCATCAAGGTCGGCATGGAGGTCAGCAATATTACTGACCAGGTCACCACCAGCTCCGGTGTACTGGCTTACACCATCGGCAGCCGTAACGCCAATACCACCCTGCAATTGCGCAATAACGAAACCCAAATCCTGGCGGGCCTGTTCCGCGATGATGAGCAGCGCACCCAGCGTAAAGTGCCTGGACTGGCCAATTTGCCCTTGATCGGCAGGCTGTTCAGCAACAACAACCAGGACAAGCGTAAAAACGAAATTGTGCTGCTCATCACGCCGCGCATCATGCACAACCTGAGCCCGGCCAATGCGGTGTACAGCCTGATTCCATCCGGGGTGGCGGCGACGGCGAATCCGGTCGGGGCAGGCGGCGCGCGTACGGTGCAAGCGGTAGACACCGCGCCGCCCGCTGCGCCCGTGGTGACACCACAAAGCACACAAAACAGCAATGTGCGTAATGACAGCGGCTTTGCCAACCAGATGATGAACAGCACCGATGGTGGCGCGGTGCAGCCCTGA
- a CDS encoding type II secretion system protein: MPCGRRAQGFILIGMFMLIMLSGLILSEAATRWQTQVMREREQELIKVGLAYRDAIGRYYNQTPGVIKTFPPTLEALYNDERFPSPRRHLRKPYQDPITQREGWGIVEAPSGGIMGIYSLSDKVPFKSKGYRGELQHLNDKRYYGEWYFVYLPQPISGRNAL; encoded by the coding sequence ATGCCTTGTGGTAGGCGAGCGCAGGGCTTTATCCTGATCGGCATGTTTATGCTGATCATGCTGAGCGGCCTGATCTTGTCGGAGGCTGCCACACGCTGGCAGACGCAGGTAATGCGCGAGCGTGAGCAGGAATTGATCAAAGTCGGCCTGGCCTACCGCGATGCTATTGGGCGGTATTACAACCAGACGCCGGGTGTGATTAAAACTTTTCCACCGACGCTGGAGGCTTTGTACAACGATGAGCGCTTCCCGTCGCCGCGCCGGCATCTACGCAAACCCTATCAGGACCCGATCACGCAGCGTGAAGGCTGGGGCATCGTCGAAGCGCCGAGTGGCGGCATTATGGGCATATACAGCCTGTCGGACAAAGTGCCTTTTAAAAGCAAAGGCTACCGCGGCGAGTTGCAGCATCTCAATGACAAGCGCTATTACGGTGAATGGTATTTTGTCTATCTGCCACAACCCATCAGTGGCCGTAATGCGCTTTAA
- a CDS encoding type II secretion system F family protein, whose product MKFELKVLQGSEVSWLSLEAADPQAARQQAQARGYGVLQVRQPRRAWVLPQWPIKKNSFQLSLFSQELLALLESGLSLIEAIEGLAEKEQQETSRAVLTALRTALYEGLPLSQALALQPAVFSPLYVALIRASERTGDMAQALKRHVAYQAQVDAIRKKIISASIYPVLLIVVGGLVVLFLLGYVVPRFSTIYESGGDKLPWASQMLLRWGQLLQGHGELVLLSTISGIAMLWLLFSRPACQAWIMKKIWQIPSLGEALRIYQLARFYRTLGMLLQGGIPLLTALGMVQSLLPLEMQRALQQVIADVREGKPLSGAMEVHGLTTSIANRMLRVGERSGQLDEMLGRIGVFYDEDTARRVEWLSKLLEPALMVIIGLIVGLVVVLMYMPIFELAGAIE is encoded by the coding sequence ATGAAGTTTGAGCTCAAGGTATTGCAGGGCAGCGAGGTCAGCTGGTTGTCGCTGGAGGCAGCCGACCCGCAGGCGGCACGTCAGCAGGCGCAGGCGCGTGGATATGGCGTCTTGCAGGTGCGCCAGCCGCGTCGGGCATGGGTGCTTCCGCAATGGCCAATCAAGAAAAACAGCTTTCAGCTCAGCTTGTTCAGCCAGGAGTTGCTGGCCTTGCTGGAGTCTGGCCTGAGTTTGATTGAGGCGATTGAGGGACTGGCCGAGAAAGAGCAGCAAGAGACCTCAAGAGCCGTGCTGACCGCTTTACGGACAGCCTTGTATGAGGGTTTGCCGTTGTCGCAGGCGCTGGCCTTGCAACCCGCGGTCTTCAGCCCTTTGTATGTGGCCTTGATCCGTGCCAGCGAGCGCACCGGCGACATGGCGCAGGCGCTCAAACGCCATGTTGCTTACCAGGCGCAGGTCGATGCCATCCGTAAAAAAATCATCTCAGCGTCGATTTATCCGGTGTTGCTCATCGTGGTCGGTGGGCTGGTGGTGCTATTTCTGCTGGGTTATGTGGTGCCGCGCTTTAGCACGATTTATGAAAGTGGTGGCGACAAGCTGCCCTGGGCCAGCCAGATGCTGCTGCGCTGGGGGCAGTTGCTACAGGGGCATGGTGAGCTGGTGTTATTAAGTACCATCAGCGGTATCGCCATGCTGTGGTTGCTGTTTTCGCGTCCGGCTTGCCAGGCCTGGATCATGAAAAAAATCTGGCAGATCCCGAGTTTGGGCGAGGCCTTGCGCATTTATCAACTGGCCCGCTTTTACCGCACGCTGGGGATGTTGTTGCAGGGAGGAATTCCCTTGTTGACGGCCCTCGGCATGGTGCAGTCTTTGTTACCGCTAGAAATGCAACGCGCTTTGCAGCAGGTGATCGCTGACGTGCGTGAAGGCAAGCCGCTGTCTGGTGCCATGGAGGTGCATGGTTTGACCACTTCTATCGCCAACCGTATGTTGCGCGTGGGTGAGCGTAGCGGCCAGCTGGACGAGATGCTGGGGCGGATTGGGGTGTTTTACGACGAGGATACCGCGCGCCGCGTCGAGTGGTTGAGCAAGCTGCTGGAACCGGCACTGATGGTCATCATCGGCCTCATTGTCGGGCTGGTGGTGGTGTTGATGTATATGCCGATTTTTGAGTTGGCCGGCGCGATTGAATAA
- the gspG gene encoding type II secretion system major pseudopilin GspG, producing the protein MSKKNQSAIRPVATPAPNTHRGFTLLELLVVMVIIGLLAGYVGPKYFAQIGKSETKTAKAQIEALSRALDTYRLDTGHYPSTEQGLAALNQAPSGETKWQGPYLAKGVPADPWGRPYLYRAPGEHGDYDVWTLGSDGAAGGQDADSDVGNW; encoded by the coding sequence ATGTCCAAAAAAAATCAATCTGCAATCCGTCCAGTGGCCACGCCTGCGCCAAACACACACCGGGGGTTTACCTTGCTGGAACTGCTGGTGGTGATGGTGATTATCGGTCTGCTGGCTGGCTATGTCGGCCCCAAGTACTTTGCACAGATCGGCAAGTCTGAAACCAAAACCGCCAAAGCACAAATCGAGGCCTTGTCGCGTGCCTTGGACACCTACCGGCTGGATACCGGGCATTACCCATCGACTGAGCAAGGGCTGGCGGCATTGAATCAGGCACCGAGTGGCGAGACCAAGTGGCAGGGGCCTTATCTGGCCAAAGGCGTACCCGCTGATCCTTGGGGGCGGCCTTACCTATACCGCGCGCCCGGCGAGCATGGCGATTACGATGTCTGGACCTTGGGCAGCGATGGCGCGGCGGGTGGCCAGGACGCCGATAGCGATGTGGGTAACTGGTAA
- a CDS encoding HlyD family type I secretion periplasmic adaptor subunit codes for MSLMSTSPVPDNVHAIEDYAHNARPARKGALILLAGLAGFVLWAALAPLDEGVPTEGVISVESNHKVVQHLSGGMVSELLVHEGKEVHAGEVLFKLDAQASKARYEEVRHRYAGLRAQEDRLRAEQTQRTLIDFHPDLISQQTDPLIQQQMRNQSQLLLAKVSALAADIAAKQEAIAGYQALIEGYRGVLTSHESQLRLLEEQLQGVRALAAEGYAPRNQQNDLEQRVAALYGDRANTQANLLRAQRAILELQQQIYQRKQLEKKDIDAEMAQVKLQVEADAQKVRALREELGRTEIRAPASGQVVGLQVHTVGAVIQPGQKLMDIVPSGEALIVDAQIPPHLIDKIHVGQAADIRFSTFANSPQLLAEGQLKSVSKDLLSKPAATPEGSQSYYLARVKLTDKGVQALQGRQLQPGMPVQVVIKTGERTLWNYLMHPLSKRLAASMKEE; via the coding sequence ATGTCGCTGATGTCGACCAGCCCTGTCCCTGACAATGTCCATGCCATTGAAGACTATGCGCATAACGCAAGGCCTGCACGCAAAGGCGCCCTGATTTTGCTGGCGGGCCTGGCCGGGTTTGTGCTGTGGGCCGCGCTGGCGCCACTGGATGAGGGCGTGCCGACCGAAGGCGTGATCAGCGTGGAAAGCAATCACAAGGTGGTGCAGCATTTGTCGGGCGGCATGGTGAGTGAACTGTTGGTGCACGAAGGCAAGGAAGTACATGCCGGCGAGGTATTGTTCAAGCTGGATGCGCAGGCCAGCAAGGCGCGGTATGAAGAGGTGCGTCACCGTTATGCCGGGTTGCGCGCGCAGGAAGACCGCCTGCGTGCTGAGCAGACCCAGCGCACGCTGATTGATTTTCACCCGGATTTGATCAGCCAGCAGACCGATCCGCTGATTCAGCAACAGATGCGTAACCAGAGCCAGTTGCTGCTGGCCAAAGTGTCGGCGCTGGCGGCGGATATTGCGGCCAAGCAAGAGGCCATTGCCGGCTATCAGGCATTGATAGAAGGCTATCGCGGCGTGTTGACCAGCCATGAGTCGCAACTGCGCCTGCTCGAAGAACAACTGCAAGGCGTGCGCGCGCTGGCGGCCGAGGGCTATGCGCCACGCAACCAGCAAAATGACCTGGAGCAACGTGTGGCGGCCCTGTATGGTGACCGGGCCAACACACAGGCCAATCTGTTACGCGCGCAACGGGCCATTCTCGAGCTGCAACAGCAAATTTATCAGCGCAAACAGCTGGAGAAAAAAGACATTGATGCAGAAATGGCGCAAGTCAAATTGCAAGTCGAGGCCGATGCCCAAAAAGTCCGCGCGTTGCGCGAAGAACTGGGGCGGACTGAAATCCGCGCGCCAGCCTCAGGCCAGGTGGTGGGCTTGCAGGTGCACACCGTGGGCGCCGTGATCCAGCCTGGGCAAAAACTCATGGATATTGTGCCCTCGGGCGAAGCGCTGATTGTGGACGCACAGATTCCGCCACACCTGATCGACAAAATCCATGTTGGCCAGGCGGCCGATATCCGCTTCTCTACCTTTGCCAACAGCCCGCAACTGCTGGCAGAGGGCCAGCTCAAATCGGTTTCCAAAGACCTGCTGAGCAAACCGGCTGCTACGCCTGAAGGCAGCCAGAGTTATTACCTGGCCCGCGTCAAGCTGACGGACAAAGGCGTGCAAGCCTTGCAAGGCCGCCAGTTACAGCCGGGCATGCCAGTACAGGTGGTGATCAAGACCGGGGAACGCACGCTGTGGAATTACCTGATGCATCCGCTGAGCAAGCGGTTAGCCGCCTCCATGAAGGAAGAATAA
- a CDS encoding GspE/PulE family protein — translation MLEQPLGEAPVLSGDLLQQARLLAAQSGRPLVEVLESLSGLAADAFVEALGRWLHYPVKTALAMHAMQPMFDTLGLNDANAWHVILMQAEDQSLHMLMADPFDEALQVRLQHLVRQPVQWSLAHRNDIAACLQFHEAQMRAMDQVHAGDATSHEEEAPVEELSLKSISEDSSPVVRFVRSTLYDALKAGASDIHLESTLQGLRVKYRIDGVLTEVGGLNGVMQAEQAISRIKVMSELDIAERRIPQDGRCKVHALGRDIDLRVSIMPSVLGEDAVLRVLDRKALSEAQGISLEVLGFAPALLAQIRAQAEAPYGMLLVTGPTGSGKTTTLYGMISEINQGQDKIITIEDPVEYQLPGVLQIPVNEKKGLTFARGLRSILRHDPDKIMVGEIRDGETAQIAVQSALTGHLVLTTVHANNVFDVIGRFTNMGVDAYSFVSAVNVILAQRLIRVICPYCKVDDHPDAALLTKSGLTPATASHYQFKKGQGCGQCHGSGYKGRKGIAELLLFDDRMRELIVSKAPISQIKALAATTGTRSMRESGLALVAAGETTLQEINRVTSLA, via the coding sequence ATGTTGGAGCAGCCCCTGGGCGAGGCCCCCGTGTTGTCCGGCGACTTGCTGCAGCAGGCGCGACTATTGGCCGCGCAAAGCGGCCGGCCGCTGGTCGAGGTGCTGGAATCACTGAGTGGCTTGGCCGCCGATGCCTTTGTCGAGGCCTTGGGCCGCTGGCTGCACTATCCGGTCAAGACCGCGCTGGCCATGCATGCCATGCAGCCCATGTTTGACACCTTGGGCCTCAATGACGCCAATGCCTGGCACGTGATCCTGATGCAAGCGGAGGATCAGTCTTTGCATATGCTGATGGCCGACCCGTTTGACGAGGCCTTGCAGGTACGCTTGCAGCATCTGGTGCGGCAACCGGTGCAGTGGTCACTGGCGCATCGCAATGATATTGCGGCCTGTTTGCAGTTTCACGAGGCGCAAATGCGGGCGATGGATCAGGTGCATGCGGGTGATGCTACCAGCCATGAAGAAGAGGCGCCGGTGGAAGAGCTCTCGCTCAAATCCATCAGCGAAGACAGTAGCCCGGTGGTGCGTTTTGTCCGCTCTACCTTGTACGACGCGCTCAAGGCCGGGGCCAGTGATATCCATCTCGAATCAACGCTGCAAGGCTTGCGTGTCAAATACCGCATTGACGGCGTGCTCACCGAAGTCGGTGGTTTGAATGGCGTGATGCAGGCCGAGCAGGCCATTTCGCGCATCAAGGTCATGTCCGAGCTCGATATTGCGGAGCGCCGTATTCCGCAAGATGGACGCTGCAAGGTGCATGCCCTGGGCCGCGACATTGACTTGCGTGTCTCCATCATGCCCAGTGTGCTGGGCGAGGATGCGGTGTTGCGCGTGCTCGACCGCAAAGCCCTCAGCGAGGCGCAGGGCATCAGCCTGGAAGTCCTTGGATTTGCCCCGGCCTTGCTGGCGCAAATCCGCGCCCAGGCCGAGGCGCCGTATGGCATGTTACTGGTGACCGGCCCCACCGGCAGCGGTAAAACCACCACGCTTTACGGCATGATCTCCGAGATCAATCAGGGCCAGGACAAGATCATCACCATTGAAGATCCGGTGGAATACCAGCTGCCCGGGGTCTTGCAAATTCCGGTCAATGAGAAAAAAGGCCTGACCTTTGCCCGTGGCTTGCGCTCGATTTTGCGGCATGACCCGGACAAAATCATGGTGGGCGAAATCCGCGATGGCGAAACCGCCCAAATTGCCGTGCAATCGGCGCTGACCGGGCATTTGGTACTGACCACGGTGCATGCCAATAATGTGTTTGATGTGATCGGCCGCTTTACCAATATGGGCGTTGATGCCTACAGCTTTGTCTCAGCGGTCAATGTGATTCTGGCGCAGCGCCTGATCCGCGTGATTTGCCCGTATTGCAAGGTGGACGACCACCCTGATGCCGCCTTGCTGACTAAATCTGGCCTCACACCGGCCACCGCCAGTCATTACCAGTTTAAAAAAGGCCAGGGCTGTGGCCAGTGTCACGGCAGCGGTTACAAGGGCCGTAAGGGCATTGCTGAATTATTGTTGTTTGATGACCGCATGCGCGAGCTCATCGTATCCAAAGCCCCCATCAGCCAGATCAAGGCACTGGCAGCCACCACCGGCACCCGTTCCATGCGTGAATCCGGGCTGGCCCTGGTGGCCGCGGGCGAAACGACCTTGCAGGAGATTAACCGTGTTACATCATTGGCCTGA
- a CDS encoding prepilin-type N-terminal cleavage/methylation domain-containing protein, with protein sequence MKRGFTLIEMLVVLAILAMLLTIVSPRFMHMLQRAKETTLRHDLVTMRDAIDKFYNDKNRYPETLDELVERQYLKSVPPDPITERADTWVITLPPNIDEQGSVFDVHSGSALLAEDGTPYALW encoded by the coding sequence ATGAAACGTGGATTTACCTTGATCGAGATGTTGGTGGTGTTGGCGATTCTGGCCATGTTGCTGACCATCGTGTCGCCACGCTTTATGCACATGTTGCAGCGCGCCAAAGAGACCACTTTGCGTCATGACCTGGTCACCATGCGTGACGCCATCGACAAGTTTTATAACGACAAAAACCGTTACCCGGAAACGCTGGACGAACTGGTCGAGCGGCAATACCTCAAGTCTGTGCCACCCGACCCGATCACCGAGCGTGCCGATACCTGGGTGATTACACTGCCGCCCAATATCGACGAGCAGGGCAGTGTGTTTGATGTGCATAGCGGCTCGGCACTGCTGGCAGAGGACGGGACCCCGTATGCCTTGTGGTAG
- a CDS encoding TolC family outer membrane protein, with amino-acid sequence MSVVSVFVAVTRESVHLKALSRLLIMSMHQCLYLLAGLLLTGVAIAEADLNSLYQLAATHNADYRAALANTEAEREELTKARAMFYPKVQLGLLKGRGNTDRTTQTTQGAVNSELDYSLENYSLSVRQPLYNKETLAMYGGAKSYVSAQESLLEQETAKLILKLVSVYLETLYAQDRLTVQARKLEAVGQQLQQAEQRYTRGSGTVVEVSEAQSNLDVAKVEHLQANNDLQASQQSLQILTGSTHVLSAELLVDGLNQLSPAEHPLETWLALARQHHPELAAAYQNIEVAKKDVEKKQAGHYPTLDLVGVRSYSQNDSNNTLGSRFDTTTLALQMNVPLFAGGYVSANVRQSASRLTASEETMTAKLREVEFNVRKYYQSLHAQQQSVTAYQQAVQSARVALDGTQKGFLAGFKTNHEVLEAQQKLFNNQLALTKAYYSLISDWVNLQFSSGLLSLDTLNRVSQLFMTK; translated from the coding sequence TTGTCTGTTGTATCCGTATTTGTTGCTGTTACTCGTGAGTCTGTGCATCTCAAGGCTTTAAGCCGGTTGCTTATCATGAGCATGCACCAGTGTCTGTATCTGCTAGCTGGCTTGCTGCTGACTGGGGTAGCTATCGCCGAGGCCGACCTCAATAGCCTGTATCAACTGGCGGCGACCCATAATGCAGACTACCGGGCTGCGCTGGCCAATACCGAGGCCGAGCGTGAAGAGTTGACCAAGGCGCGCGCAATGTTTTACCCCAAGGTACAACTGGGCTTGCTTAAGGGGCGCGGCAATACGGACCGCACGACGCAAACCACGCAGGGGGCCGTCAATAGTGAACTTGATTATTCGCTCGAAAATTACAGCCTCTCGGTCAGGCAACCGCTGTACAACAAAGAGACGCTCGCCATGTATGGTGGCGCCAAATCTTATGTGAGTGCGCAGGAGTCATTGCTGGAGCAGGAAACCGCAAAGCTGATCCTCAAGCTGGTGTCGGTTTATCTGGAGACGCTCTACGCGCAAGACCGCCTAACGGTGCAGGCACGCAAGCTGGAGGCGGTCGGCCAGCAATTGCAACAGGCGGAACAGCGCTATACGCGCGGCAGTGGCACCGTGGTCGAGGTGAGTGAGGCGCAGTCCAACCTGGATGTGGCTAAAGTGGAGCACTTGCAAGCCAATAATGATTTGCAGGCCAGTCAGCAAAGCCTGCAGATTCTGACAGGCAGCACGCATGTCTTGTCTGCCGAGCTGTTGGTCGATGGCTTGAATCAGCTCAGCCCGGCCGAGCATCCGCTGGAAACCTGGCTGGCGCTGGCCCGGCAACACCACCCTGAGCTGGCGGCGGCCTACCAGAATATTGAGGTTGCCAAAAAGGATGTCGAGAAAAAACAGGCCGGGCATTATCCGACGCTGGATTTGGTCGGTGTGCGCTCTTACAGCCAGAACGACAGCAATAACACCTTGGGCTCGCGTTTTGACACGACCACGCTGGCCTTGCAAATGAATGTGCCGCTGTTCGCGGGCGGGTATGTGAGTGCCAATGTGCGCCAGAGTGCCAGCCGCCTGACCGCCAGTGAAGAAACCATGACCGCCAAGTTGCGCGAGGTGGAGTTCAATGTCCGCAAGTACTACCAGAGTCTGCACGCACAACAACAATCCGTCACTGCCTACCAGCAGGCGGTGCAGTCGGCCAGGGTGGCCCTGGATGGCACGCAAAAAGGATTTTTGGCCGGATTTAAAACCAACCACGAGGTGCTGGAAGCCCAGCAAAAGCTGTTTAACAACCAGCTGGCACTGACCAAGGCCTATTACAGCCTGATTAGTGACTGGGTGAACTTGCAGTTCAGCAGTGGTTTGTTGTCACTGGACACGCTCAATCGCGTGAGCCAATTGTTTATGACCAAGTAG